In Rattus norvegicus strain BN/NHsdMcwi chromosome 1, GRCr8, whole genome shotgun sequence, a genomic segment contains:
- the Rpl18 gene encoding large ribosomal subunit protein eL18 has protein sequence MGVDIRHNKDRKVRRKEPKSQDIYLRLLVKLYRFLARRTNSTFNQVVLKRLFMSRTNRPPLSLSRMIRKMKLPGRENKTAVVVGTITDDVRILEVPKLKVCALRVSSRARSRILKAGGKILTFDQLALESPKGRGTVLLSGPRKGREVYRHFGKAPGTPHSHTKPYVRSKGRKFERARGRRASRGYKN, from the exons ATG GGTGTTGACATTCGCCACAACAAGGACCGAAAGGTTCGGCGCAAGGAGCCCAAGAGCCAGGATATCTACCTGCGGCTGCTAGTCAAG cTGTACAGGTTTCTGGCCAGACGGACCAACTCCACCTTCAACCAGGTTGTGCTGAAAAGGTTATTTATGAGCCGAACTAACCGGccacctctgtccctgtcccGAATG ATCCGGAAGATGAAGCTTCCTGGTCGGGAGAACAAAACTGCTGTGGTTGTGGGGACGATCACAGATGATGTGCGGATTCTGGAAGTGCCCAAGCTGAAG GTGTGTGCACTGAGGGTGAGCAGCCGGGCCCGAAGTCGGATCCTCAAGGCTGGGGGTAAGATCCTGACCTTCGACCAGCTGGCCCTGGAGTCTCCCAAGGGCAGGGGCACTGTGCTCTTGTCTGGTCCTCGGAAGGGCCGAGAGGTGTACCGACACTTTGGCAAGGCCCCAGGAACTCCACACAGCCACACCAA ACCCTATGTCCGTTCCAAGGGCCGGAAGTTCGAGCGTGCCAGAGGCCGAAGGGCCAGCCGAGGCTACAAAAACTAA
- the Rpl18 gene encoding large ribosomal subunit protein eL18 isoform X1 encodes MLTALKGVDIRHNKDRKVRRKEPKSQDIYLRLLVKLYRFLARRTNSTFNQVVLKRLFMSRTNRPPLSLSRMIRKMKLPGRENKTAVVVGTITDDVRILEVPKLKVCALRVSSRARSRILKAGGKILTFDQLALESPKGRGTVLLSGPRKGREVYRHFGKAPGTPHSHTKPYVRSKGRKFERARGRRASRGYKN; translated from the exons ATGCTAACAGCTTTGAAA GGTGTTGACATTCGCCACAACAAGGACCGAAAGGTTCGGCGCAAGGAGCCCAAGAGCCAGGATATCTACCTGCGGCTGCTAGTCAAG cTGTACAGGTTTCTGGCCAGACGGACCAACTCCACCTTCAACCAGGTTGTGCTGAAAAGGTTATTTATGAGCCGAACTAACCGGccacctctgtccctgtcccGAATG ATCCGGAAGATGAAGCTTCCTGGTCGGGAGAACAAAACTGCTGTGGTTGTGGGGACGATCACAGATGATGTGCGGATTCTGGAAGTGCCCAAGCTGAAG GTGTGTGCACTGAGGGTGAGCAGCCGGGCCCGAAGTCGGATCCTCAAGGCTGGGGGTAAGATCCTGACCTTCGACCAGCTGGCCCTGGAGTCTCCCAAGGGCAGGGGCACTGTGCTCTTGTCTGGTCCTCGGAAGGGCCGAGAGGTGTACCGACACTTTGGCAAGGCCCCAGGAACTCCACACAGCCACACCAA ACCCTATGTCCGTTCCAAGGGCCGGAAGTTCGAGCGTGCCAGAGGCCGAAGGGCCAGCCGAGGCTACAAAAACTAA